A window of Mucilaginibacter paludis DSM 18603 contains these coding sequences:
- a CDS encoding phage tail protein, which translates to MHPHHHRHSHLPMMPTGVPIGAVIAFAGKISPPLPLPLKLPVQDQPLNSTITESQGWMICDGRKLNCADYGMLFAVLGTTYNRKDDKGAVFRIPDYRGYFLRMVDMASGNDPDIANRILPDTSASIDVGSIEQDAVQYHLHKYTQPQEAITIKIADQGSAKVVPTIKADINSGEAVTDHGKTPPPPAKNQSQPSADYSEVKLSFETRPKNVSVYYIIKFI; encoded by the coding sequence ATGCACCCGCATCATCACAGACACAGTCATTTACCCATGATGCCTACCGGAGTTCCAATTGGAGCCGTAATAGCTTTTGCCGGAAAAATATCACCACCGCTACCACTACCATTAAAGCTACCAGTACAGGATCAGCCTTTAAACAGCACAATTACAGAAAGCCAGGGATGGATGATATGCGATGGCCGGAAGTTGAATTGCGCGGATTATGGGATGTTATTCGCTGTATTGGGTACAACATACAATAGAAAGGATGACAAGGGTGCAGTATTCAGGATTCCAGACTACCGTGGGTATTTTTTGCGAATGGTGGACATGGCCAGTGGGAACGACCCGGACATTGCCAACAGGATATTACCCGATACTTCGGCAAGCATTGATGTAGGCTCGATTGAACAAGATGCTGTTCAGTATCACCTCCATAAATACACACAGCCGCAGGAAGCCATTACCATCAAAATTGCCGACCAAGGTTCGGCAAAAGTGGTGCCGACTATTAAAGCAGATATCAATTCAGGAGAGGCGGTAACAGATCATGGCAAAACGCCGCCCCCGCCCGCAAAAAACCAATCACAGCCATCGGCAGATTATTCCGAAGTAAAGTTGAGCTTTGAAACGAGGCCCAAAAACGTGTCTGTTTATTACATTATAAAATTCATATAG
- a CDS encoding RNA polymerase sigma factor, with product MPDLIDRLQKSDEQAFADIFQAYWKKLFAAAYRRVNDEQLAQDITQEIFMQLWDKRESLNVTTANLEFYLLRSVKNKVINHFNSSQVKQHVLQKVMYRMEEMQDEVHDPKRYRELESFVASEVDRFPQTMKAIFLMRSDQLSIRQIAQNLNLAEQTVKNNITEALNRLRSSLNKKFMDEDLAVLFVAATLLIKH from the coding sequence ATGCCTGATCTGATCGATAGATTACAAAAAAGTGATGAGCAGGCATTTGCTGATATTTTTCAGGCTTATTGGAAAAAACTTTTTGCAGCTGCCTACAGGCGCGTTAATGACGAACAATTGGCGCAGGATATAACCCAGGAAATATTTATGCAGCTTTGGGACAAACGGGAAAGCCTGAATGTGACTACCGCGAACCTGGAGTTTTATCTGTTAAGGAGCGTTAAAAATAAAGTGATCAATCATTTTAATTCCAGCCAGGTAAAGCAACATGTGCTTCAAAAAGTAATGTACCGCATGGAAGAAATGCAGGATGAGGTCCACGATCCTAAACGCTACCGGGAACTGGAATCGTTTGTAGCGTCTGAAGTTGATCGTTTTCCGCAAACCATGAAAGCCATCTTCCTGATGCGGAGCGACCAGCTATCCATCAGGCAGATAGCCCAAAACCTGAACCTGGCAGAGCAAACCGTAAAAAACAATATCACAGAGGCCCTTAACCGTCTGCGTTCCTCCTTAAATAAAAAATTTATGGATGAGGACCTGGCAGTATTATTCGTTGCGGCCACCCTATTAATAAAACATTAA
- a CDS encoding FecR family protein: MRKRNFKTLLRKYAKRKLNEIDTQLVDGWYDSFGYAENVKPLQNEKTAVRIESQLRGALDQHIAQKKQVRQLNFWPYAAAASLFLGVLFTFLHYRSSQAPDLRLAFDIVKTSKGELKKVKLPDSSEVWMNAGSVLHYTSATFNQHRIIYLDEGEAFFQVTKDPKHPFEVYTSKLHTRVLGTSFNVKAYGKLHYTSVLVKTGHVRVTVKNMEPGAVITASQGLVYNNITGLLQRNDLPAEESGSWVNGITMLHEASFDELALVFYNRYKQKLSSTNPDVLKYHYTITLLQNKSVESALKLICNIHNNQYRRKENELIIY, from the coding sequence GTGAGGAAAAGAAATTTTAAAACACTGCTGCGCAAATACGCCAAACGCAAGCTCAACGAAATTGATACCCAGTTGGTGGATGGCTGGTATGACTCTTTCGGCTATGCGGAAAACGTCAAACCATTACAAAACGAGAAGACTGCAGTCCGGATTGAGTCTCAGCTTCGCGGCGCGTTAGACCAGCATATTGCCCAAAAAAAGCAAGTCCGTCAATTGAATTTTTGGCCTTATGCCGCGGCGGCTTCCCTATTCCTTGGGGTGCTATTCACTTTCCTCCATTACCGGTCATCGCAGGCACCAGACTTGCGCCTCGCTTTTGATATAGTAAAAACCTCAAAAGGCGAACTTAAAAAAGTAAAGCTGCCTGATAGTTCTGAAGTATGGATGAACGCGGGTAGTGTGCTTCACTATACATCAGCTACATTTAACCAGCACAGGATTATTTACCTGGACGAAGGAGAGGCTTTCTTCCAGGTGACCAAAGACCCTAAACATCCATTCGAGGTTTATACGTCCAAATTGCACACCCGCGTGTTAGGCACCTCTTTTAATGTAAAAGCTTACGGAAAACTTCACTATACGTCGGTATTGGTTAAAACAGGCCATGTGCGCGTCACCGTTAAAAATATGGAACCAGGGGCTGTTATTACAGCCAGCCAGGGCCTGGTATATAACAATATTACAGGTTTGCTGCAAAGAAATGATCTTCCAGCAGAAGAAAGCGGCAGTTGGGTTAACGGGATCACCATGCTTCATGAAGCGTCGTTTGACGAACTGGCACTGGTGTTTTATAACCGGTATAAACAAAAACTATCATCCACTAATCCGGATGTTCTTAAATACCACTACACCATCACTTTATTACAAAACAAGTCTGTAGAAAGTGCCCTGAAATTAATATGCAATATTCACAATAATCAATACAGGAGGAAGGAAAATGAACTAATTATATACTAA
- a CDS encoding TonB-dependent receptor translates to MKKSSLLIRQIMRISFLVTILLFVFSQILWAARSDAQTIKQKVSIAIGNESLDQALAQFGKTTHLQLAYDGTALGLKKYTVKAKNFSATTAAEVLEYLLQNTNITYKETSDGIVLVPKTRLKQGKITGIVLDEKGEALPGATVVVVETGAGTQTKPDGTFSIPVQVGTYTLKISFIAYQTLLVKNVVVEDGKETHQKIALQSDNSKLNEVVVVGYGSKLKSEITGAVSSISSKDLANRPITQASQALYGLVPGVYLNTSTGEAGNNQATIRIRGIGTLNDASALILVDGIEAPLDNINPTDIESISVLKDASSAAIYGSRAANGVVLVTTKRGKLNSKPTIDYTAYAGLSAPTVLPQMVTDPTTYLQLYREAALNSGTKVAFTDADIARYASQPSTNWLDVAFKKTAPIQQHTIAVRGGSTNTTYSLSLGYLKQDGIIKGNQDYNAYNIRSNIDNTISKKLKVGSSIAYSYGLTNLTPKDVATQIAGNAIDNTLTGKGNLAFEGGLMQHPIVPVYDGLGRYATLEQALGLTSSRNNEQAILNNEYAVQKDNRLLGNVYAEYEIIKDLKVKGTVGYNYQQMGYVDTRKEFSQYDPVSGALVSTVFPGSQLYDIQRNSQNVTAFLQSTYEKQVGLHNFKALIGYNQESSVQKQNTVEQLNFGSTDLITLGSGATTPVALTTQGEWALRSFFGRFDYNFDNKYLFEFNFRRDGSSRFGANNRYGNFPSVSGGWLISNEKFWDVKFFDLLKLRASWGKLGNQNTALYPFASQVALTSNYSFNNNINTGGAISVLGNPDLKWEQTTSTDIGIDMGFFKSKLTVSGDYFIKNTTGILTQITNPLTLGITNPTIVNAAAVQNKGWEADVNYQDKIGKVSIGAGFNFTYVNNVVKSINPSLSGAADQVELDHSADSWLIRGQPIGVIYGYQVQGIFQNAAEIAAAPNHSKLFGVAPQPGDFRIADINGDGVIDSKDRTVIGNRQPKLLYGFNFKAGYKGFDFSALFQGIGHADIYLSRSVGPFPFAGIRSVWLNRWTPENPSTTYPRLWIDRNGYNGSTIEINNASYWVQNRAYLRLKNVQLAYTIPKSVLSKTFIQNLRVYVNAQNLLTFTPLKDFDPERQDQTQYGTSSLPQLKIFTAGLNLTF, encoded by the coding sequence ATGAAAAAAAGCAGCTTGCTTATCAGGCAAATTATGCGAATTTCCTTTTTAGTCACCATTCTTTTATTTGTTTTCAGCCAGATCTTATGGGCTGCACGGTCAGATGCGCAAACGATCAAACAAAAAGTCAGTATCGCGATCGGTAACGAAAGCCTTGACCAGGCGTTAGCGCAATTCGGCAAAACGACACATTTACAGCTGGCCTATGACGGCACAGCGCTGGGACTAAAAAAATACACGGTAAAAGCCAAAAACTTCTCTGCTACAACAGCGGCCGAGGTGCTTGAATATCTATTGCAAAACACTAACATCACCTATAAAGAAACAAGTGATGGCATAGTACTGGTGCCTAAAACCAGGCTTAAACAAGGGAAGATCACCGGAATTGTTTTAGATGAAAAAGGCGAAGCATTACCCGGAGCCACCGTAGTGGTAGTAGAAACCGGGGCAGGTACCCAGACCAAACCCGACGGCACCTTTTCTATCCCGGTACAGGTGGGAACTTATACCCTTAAAATTAGCTTTATCGCCTACCAGACCCTGCTCGTTAAAAACGTTGTTGTAGAAGATGGTAAAGAAACGCATCAAAAAATTGCCCTGCAATCCGACAATTCCAAACTGAATGAGGTGGTTGTAGTTGGCTACGGCTCTAAGTTAAAAAGCGAAATTACGGGTGCGGTTTCCAGTATTTCGTCAAAAGATCTGGCAAACCGGCCCATTACCCAGGCATCCCAGGCTTTATACGGGTTAGTACCCGGCGTATACCTGAACACAAGTACCGGGGAAGCCGGTAATAACCAGGCAACCATCCGTATCCGTGGGATAGGAACACTTAATGATGCCAGCGCGTTGATCCTGGTTGACGGAATTGAAGCCCCCCTGGATAATATCAACCCAACAGATATTGAATCTATCAGCGTCCTAAAAGATGCCTCATCTGCGGCTATATATGGTTCGAGGGCTGCCAATGGTGTGGTTTTGGTGACTACCAAGCGCGGTAAGCTAAACAGTAAACCAACCATTGACTATACGGCTTACGCCGGTTTATCAGCCCCTACTGTTTTACCTCAAATGGTGACAGACCCAACCACGTACCTGCAACTATACCGGGAAGCGGCCCTTAACAGCGGAACCAAAGTAGCTTTTACGGATGCCGACATAGCCAGATACGCCAGTCAACCGTCAACCAACTGGCTTGATGTGGCGTTTAAAAAAACAGCGCCCATTCAGCAACATACCATTGCCGTTCGGGGTGGCAGTACCAATACAACCTATAGCCTATCGCTGGGCTATTTAAAACAGGATGGTATTATTAAAGGTAACCAGGATTATAATGCTTATAACATCCGTTCCAACATTGATAATACCATTAGCAAAAAACTGAAAGTTGGGTCATCGATAGCGTATAGCTACGGTTTAACCAATTTAACGCCAAAGGATGTAGCTACGCAAATAGCCGGGAATGCCATTGACAATACGCTAACGGGCAAAGGTAACCTGGCGTTTGAGGGAGGGCTAATGCAGCATCCGATAGTGCCGGTGTACGACGGATTGGGTAGGTATGCTACGCTGGAGCAGGCATTAGGCCTTACCTCGAGCAGAAACAACGAGCAGGCTATCTTAAATAACGAATATGCTGTACAAAAAGACAATAGGCTATTAGGGAATGTTTACGCAGAGTACGAAATCATCAAAGATTTAAAAGTAAAGGGTACCGTAGGCTATAATTATCAGCAAATGGGTTATGTGGATACGCGAAAAGAGTTTTCGCAATACGATCCCGTATCGGGCGCATTGGTTTCCACTGTTTTTCCGGGCAGCCAATTGTATGATATCCAGCGCAACTCACAAAACGTTACCGCTTTTCTGCAAAGCACCTATGAAAAACAGGTAGGCCTCCACAATTTTAAAGCTTTAATAGGTTACAACCAGGAGTCGTCTGTTCAAAAGCAAAACACGGTTGAACAGCTGAATTTTGGATCGACAGATCTTATCACGCTGGGCAGTGGCGCAACAACACCTGTGGCATTGACTACACAGGGCGAATGGGCACTGCGGTCGTTTTTTGGTCGCTTCGACTATAATTTTGATAACAAATACCTGTTTGAATTCAATTTCAGAAGGGATGGGTCTTCCCGGTTTGGTGCCAATAACCGTTATGGTAACTTCCCTTCGGTATCGGGCGGATGGCTGATCAGTAATGAAAAATTTTGGGATGTAAAATTCTTTGATCTTTTAAAACTAAGGGCTTCCTGGGGTAAGCTGGGTAACCAGAATACCGCTTTATATCCTTTTGCCTCGCAGGTGGCGTTAACCAGTAATTACTCTTTCAATAATAACATCAACACTGGCGGGGCCATATCTGTATTAGGCAATCCTGACCTGAAATGGGAACAAACAACTTCCACGGATATTGGGATAGATATGGGATTCTTCAAATCCAAGCTCACCGTAAGCGGAGATTATTTTATTAAAAACACTACAGGGATTCTTACGCAAATCACTAACCCCTTAACGCTTGGTATTACTAATCCAACCATCGTTAATGCCGCCGCAGTACAAAATAAAGGCTGGGAAGCCGATGTTAATTACCAGGATAAAATAGGCAAAGTAAGCATAGGTGCAGGGTTTAATTTTACTTATGTCAACAATGTGGTTAAATCCATTAACCCGAGTCTTTCGGGCGCGGCCGACCAGGTGGAACTGGATCATTCAGCCGATTCCTGGCTGATACGCGGGCAGCCCATCGGCGTAATCTATGGTTACCAGGTGCAGGGTATTTTTCAAAACGCGGCAGAAATAGCAGCAGCCCCAAACCATAGCAAACTTTTTGGAGTAGCTCCACAGCCGGGTGATTTTCGGATAGCGGACATCAATGGAGACGGTGTTATTGACAGTAAGGACAGAACGGTGATAGGCAACAGGCAACCCAAGCTTTTATATGGCTTTAATTTTAAAGCGGGCTATAAGGGCTTTGATTTTTCGGCCCTATTCCAGGGTATTGGCCATGCGGATATTTACCTGTCGCGCAGCGTGGGGCCTTTCCCCTTTGCCGGTATCCGGTCTGTGTGGTTGAACCGCTGGACTCCGGAAAACCCAAGTACCACTTATCCGCGACTTTGGATAGACCGCAATGGTTACAATGGTTCTACCATCGAAATCAATAACGCCTCTTACTGGGTACAAAACAGGGCTTACCTGCGGCTTAAAAACGTTCAGCTGGCTTATACTATTCCTAAATCGGTGCTCAGTAAAACATTTATCCAAAACCTGAGGGTGTATGTAAACGCGCAGAACCTGCTCACCTTTACGCCATTGAAAGACTTTGATCCGGAAAGACAGGATCAAACCCAATATGGTACATCATCATTGCCACAACTTAAAATATTTACCGCCGGTTTAAATCTTACTTTCTAA